GCTTTCCTGAGAATTAACAGCAGTTTCTTCCCTTGACAGTAGGGAGTATAACAACAGCCTTGCCTCCTTGGTCCTCCATGTTTAACCCGGGTCTGTTtagatcagtggctctcaaccttcctgacgctgtCTGTGatcctttcatacagttcctcatgctgtggcgaggaaccataaaattattttcatggatacttcataactgcaattccGCTattgtcatgaatcataatgttatCTGATCATCATAATATCTATCTGATACGCAACCCcgaaggggtcgtgacccacaggtggagaactgATGGTTTAGAATCTTCCAGGGCACATACAGCTAAGCAGGGGAGGCGTTACCTTCAAAGTCAACCAAGCCGTCTCCATTGAGGTCGATGTCTTGGAGGATCTCATCTACCTCCCTCTGACTGAGGCGCTCCCCTAGCAGGGCCTTGAGGGCTGCTCGGAGCTCCCCCACGCTGATACAGCCGTCTCTGTTGGTGTCAAACTGTGGCAGCGTTGATGGGGGCATGGGGGGTCACCGACTGAGCCTTACATCTACTCAGCCTCTCACCCCCCTGCAGCCCCACCGTCtcaccccccctccaccccttccGCCCCAGGTGCACCTCCCGGAAGGCGTCTCGAAGCTCCCTCACGCCAATCATATCTGCAGTCTCCGCCAGCAGTTTGGGGCCCATCAGCTCCACAAAATCTTCAAAATCCACCTTCCCACCACCTGAGGGTACATCTGTCCATTAAAGACCCAGGCCTAGCACCTGACCTGCCTTCCCCAGCCCACTGCCTTCCATCTGGCCCCTGGCCCCCTCCTACATGGCATAGATGAGCTCTCATCCCTGGGTACCAATGGCTGCATCATCTTCAGCTATTGGCGGGACTTTGTCCTCCAACGGGCTCTTATGACTCACTGTTCTTTCCCAAGCCTCTGCTGTGTGACTCTAGATAAATACttcacctctctgagcttcagtctCTATTGGtgaacgggggtgggggtgggggggtgggagttgagggggggtgggggggtgggggggtgggggggttgtgtCAGCCTCCCCCCTCTCCTAGTTGATTCTTAGGAGGCAGCTCTCCCTTTGATGACAATTATGCCCTGGGCTCTTGGAACAGCCCATGCAGCTGCCTCGGGTCTGGGCCAGGGCTGGAGTAGGAGGGTGGGTGGGTCTGAAGTACATACTGATTTGTTGTGATATCTCGATGAGCTCCATCTCCGTGGGCATGTAGCCCAGCGTCCGCATGCAGGCACCCAGCTCCCGGTAGCCGATGTAGCCATCCTGGTCTCGGTCAAACTCCTGGAAGGCGACCTGCAGCTCTGCCGGGCAGAGGGAGGTTAGTCCTTTTCCCAAACCCTCCCTGGCTGCCATCTGGGACCAGCCCAGCTATTCTCTTTGTTCCAGCCACTTCTTGCTTTTAAGCCTCAGTTCCTATTTGTTGTCTCAGCGCCTTTGCACATAGAGTCTTAAAATTTTGTTCTCTTGTGTAATGTTTAAGAAGCATCTACTATGTGTCAGTTTCTGCTCTAGGGgattaaaaagagaaggaagagagggagggaggaaagacagaaaagctaTGACCTCGGGGTGGCTACATTCTCCTCCTCTGGTTCAACGTCACCTACTCCAGGAAGATGTCCCTGCTCTTCCCTCCAGCGCATGCATTGGTTTCCTTGAGTGCTCTacacagctgcagcagcagccatCTCAGAAGGTGGGGACCTCATCTACCGGGTTCGCAGCGTTTCCTGGTTCTCAGTGAGGGACCAGGCCTACAGTGAGCAGCCAGGAAGTGTCAGCCAGATGGACAAATCCGAAAGCAGCCCTTGACCAGTGTGGTCGCTGAGCCCAAGGGGTTGGCGGCACCAGAAGGGAGGGTTcgccacccctccctccccactctcaccCCATGACCTTCTTACCCCTCCTGGGCCCTGCAGAGGCCCCAGCCCCAAACCTCCCTCCTTGAACCCTTTACCTTCGATCTCCTCTGGTCTCAGCTCCCGGTCCTGCAGGGCACAGACGGCTTAGGGGTTCCTGGGGTTCCTCGGCCCACCCGGGCCTCAGcaccttccttctgtttcttgggGTTTGTCAGCCAGCCCATACCACAGCACACCCAGGGCCTGTGCCATAGTCTGCCCAGTCCTGCTCACCTGCCTGGGTGTCTTGGGGTTCCCTTTCCCTGCAGCCTTCCAGGGGACCCCCAGGACCCCTGTTCCCACACTGTCTCCTGAGGTCCGTGCCTCCTTTTGACAGAGGTAGATCCCAGGGTCAGACAGACTCAACCCAGCTGGCCTCAGTGCCACTGCAAGTCTGCCTTGTCCCCTGTCCCTCTCCTGAGGAGCCGGCCACCTCTAGCCATCTTCCTCTTGGAAgtacttccttttctatttttgctGTGATGAGGGTATAACCCTGGCCTTGCTataagcaagtgctctgccactgggcTGCACCCCAACCCTTGGGTGCCTGTTTCTCTGggtccctacccacccacccccatgcctGGTATGGCTCTGGGGGCTCCCTGAACTCTTAACTTTTTCTGAAGTTACCGCTCGGCCCCCCACCCCGGGGTTGCATGGCTATCGTCTGGCgtcctctccagcctctccctcctgttCGGGCAGCGGTGAGGCTAAGGGACCAGAGCGGCAGGCTGGCAGAGGGGTGACTGTACATACGAGCTGGGTAGCGGCGATGCTGGGTCGGAGGAAGATGCAGGCTGGCCCCACCAGGCTGCCGAGCACCGAGTAGCCCTGTGTGCCCTCCTGCTCCTCAACTCTGGGGCCGGGGTTGGGGCTGGAGTCCCCTAGGGGGGCTCCAGGCCACTGCCAGCGCTCCTGTAGCAAAGCCAGCCATGAGCTGAAGCAATGCCCCCTCTCCCCCGACCCCTCTCCAGTTCTCAGCTGCTCCTTTCTCTGGAGCCCAGGGCCTGACAGAGGGGGCGGGGCCTCTGGCTACACAAGACCCGGTAACACCCTGGGCTGGAAGGGTTCGACTCTAAGAGGTGAGGGCCTCGGCCAGGTCCTGGTGGAAACCTGTGACCCGTGGCCTGTAGCTCTGGTCACCCTGGCCAAGGCTGAGAGAGTAGGGTCTGCACAGAACGGGCAGCTGGCCTATTAACTTAGCAGGGGAGACCTAGCCAAGGCTTGCGGGGGAGTGTTGTCCAGGAAAACAGCTCCTTCAAGGAacgcatacatgtatgtatgcgtACACTTCCTTTACCTTCTTCAAAGCCCGTGGCCCACTTCTAACCCAGCCCAGCACCTCCAAGTCTCCATCTACTACCTGCCCAGCACACGGGGCCACCCAGATTTCTGGCCTTAGGTCTCCCCTTGGTCTTCCTACCTTAGGCCCCCGGCGCCAGGGCCGCTTGGCACAGTTCCCCATGGGTCCCTGAACCATGCCAGGCCCTGAGTCCTGGGAGGATGCTGTGGATTCTGCCAGCCCCCTGCTGTTTCCAGGGACAGCCTGGAGCACTGGAGAGGATTTTCCTGGGGTTTTGTGGGCAAGATCAGGGGCGGGTGGGCAGGCGGGGAGCCCTGGGCCTGGGGCTTGGGCCCTAATCCAATCCGGGATTATCTCTGAGTATCTCTGCCAGGGTGGGGGGGTACTCAGAGTCAAGGCCCCTGGAAGGCACAGCCTCCCGGTCTTCTGtacaccccccgcccccagcctttCTCCTCTCAGACTTGCACTAATCTCCCCAATCAGCACCTTCAGAAGCAGACTTGGATCCCCACAGAAGAAGCTAGCACTCCATGCCTGGGCCAGCTGGATCCCAGCTCTCCCTGAGTGGCAACTGGGGGCTGGGGGATGAAGTCCTTGGCGAGAGAGCCTACCTGCTTTTGCCTTGGCCCAGTCTGAAGTCTCTGCGCCAGGACCCTGTCTCCATTCAGGGCTCATTGACCCTGTGCTGGGACCAGTGTTCGGTACCTTGCATAAAGGTCAGCTCTAGGCACTGACTGGATCCCTCAGTATCAACAGAGATGGCAGATGGGTCCCTAACTTCTCCTGACCCCTCTGGTCACCTAGGTATGAACTTGGCCCTAGGTCTGTCTTACTTCTAGCTGGGATGTGGGGTCCCTTAGTAAAGGATAGCCCCTGCCCCTTACCTGCCCATAGGCAGCCTGCACCTGGGCCTCCAGCTCACGGAGGAGGGCCCGCCTGCGGGCAGTGGGGCTGGCTAGGTCCTGGCTGGGTCCTGGAGTGTCTGTGGATGGGCTGGAGTCCCCTTCAGGGAGGCTGCCATCTGCCGGGCCCTCAGGCAGGGCCATGGACATGGGTGTGGTATCTTTTCTGTTCCTGCTGGGTCTCGACCTGTAGGTAGGGGGCTCAGTGGGATATATATCCACACCTGGCTCTGGAGGTTAGCAGAGCCTACTCCCCTAAAGTCACTGTCTTCTTCCATTGCCCCTCCCATTGTACACCTTTGGAATCTTCACCTTCCTCCTACACTACTCCTCTACTTCACAGACTGCATCCTGGGGCTCCCAAGCCGGCTGGCTTCATTCCGTCCCCATGTCCTGTCTGCACGTCTCTGGCTGGTGGTCTGAGAAGTATCTTCCTGCTCACTCTCCATCTGCTTTGGCCTTTGCTAACGACCATCTTTGTCTTGGTCAAGCAGTGTTCCCATGACCCTCAGGCTCTGCAGTCTCTCTCTGTGCCTTTACCCTTCTCACCTGCTCCCCTCGGCCCCTGCCTGCTCCCCTCGGCCCCTGCCTGCTCCCCTCGGCCCCTGCCTGCTCCCCTCGGCCCCTGCCTGTTCCCCTCGGCCCCTGCCTGCTCCCCTTGGCCCCTGCCTGCTCCCCTCGGCCCCTTTCATTGTTTCTTGGAGGCTCTTTCTCaccttgttctgtctgtctgcccttcCTACTCTTTTACGGCACCCGTGttccaacctctgcctccctaccTCCTGTGTGGACCTCCCCACCTCCTGTGTGGACCTCCCCACCTCCTGTGTGGACCTCCCCACCGACCTGCAAGTTCTTCTCAAGGAACAAGGGCAGAGGTGCCACCAAACCTCCTTCGCCCCTGCCACACCCCAGCCACTCACCACACAGCTGCTCACTCCTTCCTCACTTCCAGAATGAGGTCAGCTGTGGCCTGCTGGCCTGCTGCGGGCCCCTCATGATTTATTCACTTGCCCTCTGCACCAGCCTTTGTCCCGGGGAACCAGATCCCACGCCAGGTCTGCCATCTGAGCTGGTGACTCTATCATCCATCAATGACTCTCTTGCAAACATCAAGGCCAGGGGatgggggaaaagagagaggcTGGGCCTCTGGTTCactaggtagagtgcttgcctagcaggcagaCAGACCCTGGtctcaattcccagtacccaatAAACCAGCCATAGTGGAGTACACCTGTAAAATACCCAGGGGTGGAGGTAGAAGAAtcgaaagttcaaggtcatccttggctacatagtgagttctagaccggCCTGGATTACATGAAAACCCAGGGTGGTATCTAGTCCCAGGCCGGCAGCTGGGACCACATAACAGATCCCACCTGCCCTAAGGACTCCAGTTTCGGGTGACTCTAACTCAAACAAGGGCCACCAagctgtctgtgtgtgcttgggaACATCCACCCAGGCAGGTAAGAGGAAGGCAAAGGCTGGGTCCGCTGACATCAGGCTAGCCCTGGTTGAGGCCGACAGTCATCACTAGTGACCTGGCAGTGTCTGGGTGCTGGAACCCTCAGTTAGCACTGGACAGAagcctcaggaggcagggaagggcACCAGTGGCCTCTGTAGAAGGTATGAGCAGCAAGAGATGGGGGCATCAGAGGGTGGTGTCGGTTGAGGGT
The sequence above is drawn from the Peromyscus leucopus breed LL Stock chromosome 1, UCI_PerLeu_2.1, whole genome shotgun sequence genome and encodes:
- the Cabp2 gene encoding calcium-binding protein 2 isoform X1, producing the protein MSMALPEGPADGSLPEGDSSPSTDTPGPSQDLASPTARRRALLRELEAQVQAAYGQDRELRPEEIEELQVAFQEFDRDQDGYIGYRELGACMRTLGYMPTEMELIEISQQISGGKVDFEDFVELMGPKLLAETADMIGVRELRDAFREFDTNRDGCISVGELRAALKALLGERLSQREVDEILQDIDLNGDGLVDFEEFVRMMSR
- the Cabp2 gene encoding calcium-binding protein 2 isoform X2; translation: MVQGPMGNCAKRPWRRGPKERWQWPGAPLGDSSPNPGPRVEEQEGTQGYSVLGSLVGPACIFLRPSIAATQLDRELRPEEIEELQVAFQEFDRDQDGYIGYRELGACMRTLGYMPTEMELIEISQQISGGKVDFEDFVELMGPKLLAETADMIGVRELRDAFREFDTNRDGCISVGELRAALKALLGERLSQREVDEILQDIDLNGDGLVDFEEFVRMMSR